The sequence TTTGTTGTTATCCTCTCTGTTAGAACTGGCTACACTCATTTCTTTCATAGTATCATAGTTCTTATTACATTTTTCTGTTCAACTTCGTTGTCATCGTCTCTGTTAGAACTGGCTACACCCATTTCTTTCATAGTATCATAGTTCTTATTACATTTTTCCGTTCAACTCTGTTGCTATCCTCTCTGTTAGAACTGGCTAGGCGTAACTATAATTCCATTACAACCCTGGAGGAAGAGGAGAACAGGCGTGTGGTTGAGCAACTTTATGTTGCACTGGGAAGTGGGGATAGCGAGACGGTGGGGAGGATATTGGCGGCGGACTTGGAGTGGTGGTTCCACGGCCCGCCATCCTGTGATCACATGATGCGCTTGCTCACCGGTGCTTCAGGTCACAAGCACTTTTCCTTCAACCCTAAATCCATAACGGCTGCGGGGAACAAAGTGTTTGTTGAAGGGCATGAGAATGAATCGGCATATTGGGTGCACGTATGGACTTTGAAAGATAACATTGTCACACAGCTCCGCGAGTTCTTTAACACTTCTCTCGTTGCCAGGGAATTcactcctcattcttcttctttgCCGCGTAGGGAGATGGTCGCTTGTAATTTGCTTGTGTGGGAGAGTGAGATTCCCATATCTCAGGGAAATTCCATGCCTGGTCTTGTGCTTGCCATTTGAATATGTCCCCTCCAATGCCCTCATATTTCCCCTTCTTTGTATATGGTTTTCTTTTTATTGGACTGTTATCTGTGAAATACAGGGAGATATAAGCCAAACTCTGTGCTAATGGTTGCTATAAGTGAAGCAGCTTTTAGCCATTCCTCAGTCGTTATATAGAATCTAGGACATAAAATTGACAAATTATGAATGAACTTTCAAAAGTTATTTGCAATCAGGACTTGTACTTATTTACCTAATATTGAAGTGTGTATATCAACACTGTTCAAAGTGATAAGTAGAGAGTGCTTCTTTGTAAAATTGTGTAATAGCTGTGAATTTTGATGTTAGAAAGTGATATAAGTTTATCATATAGCACTTAACTTATAACATTAGATTCTGAAAATACTGTCTGTTACTGTGGAAACTCCTTGATTACTTAATACTACTATGTAATATATTAGGAAATGAGATTCCTCATTTACGTATAATTATAACATGTCACTTTCAGCTGGATAGTAGGGAACAGCTGACATCTGTTTTATATGCCAGGGATCAAAGGTAATATTAGTTTTTAAgtaatctttcaaatattggtggGACAAAATATAAGCTAATATTCAGTGAGATATAAGATAATTTAATGTGAGGGATGATATTTCTGTGATAATGATTGACAGTGTTTGTGGATTACAGAAACTGTATACTTGAAATgttgatattataatttattatataattatataattttttattttagtaatAAATCAAGGAGTTTAAAAtagtaatattaaaaatattttcggTTTGTAAATCAACGGATGATAATCTGTTTTTAAATTCTTGTTCATGTCAAGTCTCTAATTTATATTATAGCTTAAACTTTGCAATGATAAGGAGCATAGTTAGATGAGAGTGCTTTTTTATTAAGAGTCAAataagttttgaggggacccgaaacccctacaataggttttgaagggacttgatgTTGATAGCAGGGCAACAACAATGTAGAAAAACTGAGGTGAGGGGTGggggaggggaggtgaatcagttttcaccaaactcaatcaAATTAATCTTAACTTTAGATCTGATTAAGAACATCAatagcaaagataaacaccacatcaacaacacacataacacatggatttttgacttggaaaacccggttaagggaaaaaccacagtgggaacctacccacaatatgatgatactctgcagtactatgtgtaaatattacaatggggaatgcacatgcattcaagcacactgcctagagctcattgctaaaaaACAAGGAGGTCTACAACCTTgaggaagactcactgccttacaaagatcagacaaaaatccggattacatgaactaaaagaatagcatctccaaatgcttgattagagttctggttaagcacattgttTGCACAACAAATCTTCTCTTCTCTTCCACACTTCTGAATGATAGATTCTCTTGTTTGATCATACAGTACACTCATACAATCGCACACTCTCGCAAACACACAACTTATgtgattacaatgcttatttatacaagtcatcaaccttaaccttaatgttgactcaacacataagacctaattacaaaattacattacacgatacataaatccataaccataccaatacaatgttggaaaggacatagcatggacccaaatgaaATCCTTGAACATGATACACTATCATATAATTActaagatcatccacaacacgctacaccatcaaatatatcacataacacaaagaatatcaccggaacaataaaatattcaataacgcacACCACGATCAACGTGGACCATCAAAACGCATAGCACACGATCAAataacatccacaagcaatgtgaattccaccgTAATCACCACAATAACTCGAATAAGAAGATTCAACTTTATTACATCATTAGAGCTCAAGAACACCTACTGACAAATTGAAAGACATGCTtacgaagttccaaatcatgaaccattcgatcaaaggacacacatgaatgtcccaaacactctccaaaatccacaactcaagatataatcagtctggagcaatatggatcaaataccataATTCTACAGCACAAAACACTAAAATACCAGTCCACATACGAGACCTCATAACTCGACTAGATCAactcatagcatcatgaaactcatactgaatcaactagagataagtatcttgaAACCCAATAAACCATATCAACACATCTACAACAAATCACCAAAATAACTCTTTGCAACAAACCAATTCTttgcaacacaagaatatgttaaGATCAATGACAAGAACACATCCCAACaaatctaatatccaacaatctcttcctttggcattgatggtaacatatgaatgtgaaaaacaatcaatgcaaagaaagaaatcaacaaggTCGATAATCTTCCCCACTAGAGCaacaacacccactcatcaatctgaATAACATAATAAGACAATGAAGTCCACCGGATCgagcaactcaatgcatctagttcccagtAGGAGAGGCAATCACCCCAAAATTCTCTCCTAGATATACAAATGTTTCTATAGCAAAAgacttagtgaagatatctgcagtCTGTTCCTTTTAAGagacatactccaatctgacttccttatcactaactttctctctcagataatgaaacttgattgatatgtgctttgtcttagaatgcaatactggattcttagaaatattgatagcactagaattatcacaatatatgacaataggcttattataaacaactctaatatccttcaacatctacttcatccaaatagcatgagtacagttgctagaagcaacaatgtattaagcttctacagtagataaagaaatagcatcttgtttcttacttgcccaagaaaccaacttctttcccaaaaagaatgctccaccgacagtactcttttggtcatcaacatcacttgcccaatcaacatcggtataagcatttaaagtgaaatcatcattctttggataccatagaccataatcaaccattcccttcaaatatttgaatatcctcttcacaacaataacatgactttccttaggatcaacctagaatcttgcaacaagacatacaacattcataatgtcaggtctagtttgagtcaaataaattactccaccaatcatagatctatacaaggtttggctagccttcagagattcatcatattttgtcatcttatatctagtcaccataggagttccaacatgtttggaatcatctaacaCAAACTtttttagcaattccttcacatacttagattgagatatgaaaatgcctttgtcaatctcggtaatttgcaatccccaaaaaaattccgtctcacctatcatagacatctcaaattctttttgcatatcatcagcaaatttattactcaaatcatcatctcctccaaaaataatatcatcaacaaagccttcaacaatcaaaatgttatcattatcaattttgaagTGCAAATTACTATCAAtaatacctttacagaatcccaatttcatcaaatatctattcaatctagcataccaggctctaggggcttgttacAGTCCATACAATGTTTACTTCAATTTGCATACTGTGTCTTCTTCATTAGTAAATGAAAATCCATctgattgctcaatgtagacttcctctttcaATTCACCATTAAAAAAGGCTAACTTCacttccatttgatataccttgaattttttatgagaatcatatgcaagaaataatctaacaacttcaattctagctcaGAGCAAAAGCTTCCTCAAAAtgaataccttccatttgtgaatatcccttacataccaatcttgctttatttctaacaacttgtccatcttcattcaacttatttcaaaacacccatttagtaccagttacattcttgtctttaggtctcagaataagttcccatgttttgttcttctcaatccgatctaactcttcttccacaACTTTtacccaattctcatctttacaagattcaacaacatctttcaggtcaatcttagaaataaaacatgtctcttcagcaacaatccttctcctagtcatcactcctttattcttatcaccaataatctagttttctgaatgatttaatcttacataccttagggTATTCttattattctaatttttaggctcttgaacttcttcacctaCAACAACATTAGTATTTACTATTTCTATCTCTACCAGATCACTCTGCTTCATGCTCAAACTGTGCACTTGGTTTGTAGTAATATCCTAATAATTAGACTCATATTCACATGCTCTGATTtacttctcatgattctcatctaccttcacatttgcactttccactatcttagtctcttgttgtaacactggtaggcttttctcttagtagaatatcccaaaaagattccttcatcacatcttgtatGAAATttacctatatcctcatctcttttgatataacatttgctttcaAAGATTCATAAATATCCAACTGTAGGAATATGACCAAGTCATAGTTCATTAGGAGTCTtatcagaatcaccttttatatgcacctggttgaatgtgtatacaacaatgctaacaacttctctgcagtagatatgcaaaatatttccttcaatcaacatagttctagcaacatccaaaactgttatgttcttcctttcaacaaaaagaattaaactcatCGGAGGTGAgttatcctcctctatcagaccttagATACTTCAGCTTCAATACGGTCTCTGTCTCCACTCTAGCTTATATTTTGAACTTCTCtagtgcttcaaatttctcccttagaaaagtgacccatatcattctagaatagtcatcaatcagcaacataaagTATTTGTCTCCCTGTAGGTTTCTCACTTTacaaggtccacataaatcagtatgcacaagatctagcaacccattagatgtatacagttttctcttgaatgaaattcttgttttctttcccaattgacattctttacataccagattagtaggcttcacaatcttagacaAATCTCTAATAGTTTGAGTAAAACtcatcttaatcatgcagtcaaagttaacatgacacattctcctatgccaaaaccaactctcatcaatctgaacaatcaaacaacttttctcaccagcattaagatgaaagatattacctttagtcttagaacccgatgcaatctctatactggagctaTTCAaaatcttacatttcccattcttaaaATTCAAATCACATCCCTTATCCACCATCtagccaacactcaaaatattatgcttcaaatcttTAACATATTTAACATCATTAGTATTATACTTACcataaagagaaatagaacctctaccatggattacacaagatttgttgtctccaaatctcactatactaCCATCATACTTCTcgatattcacaaatttacctttatcacctgtcatatgatttggacaaccactatcaatcacccactcatctttctcatcaatattagtagccaaatctttctcttcaacaatacaacttgtagaatcagtagatatcggatcatcttccttgatagcaatgaacacaagtTCATCTTCTGAATTCTCTTTCATAGACTCCTCATCAGTCACAGCTTCATCAACGACATAATAACACTTTTTCTGATATCTGTACttccggttaggcttgtaaggcttatcatatttgACACTTTCTCAgctcttttaggacacctagaagaaaaatgatcaatcttattgcatggaaaacatttcaaaggtagcttcccTTAATACTTACTGACTCCCTTaagcaatcttctagcaataagtgcttcaagctcttctagctctctttgttgttcttccatctctctcatttctctttcatatttggaaaccctagttgaactttctcctagatcatacttctgcttcccagatacagtagctttaaatgcaatctcagtCTTTCCATATGATTCTCCAAGTTCGCTCAATTCAAAAGTAACAAACttaccaactagcatatctcttgtcacagttgtcatagtccagatctcatcaatagaaacaactttatgtttataagcagaGGAAAAGATCTGAATAATTTATCCACAATCCCATCTTCTTCAAGGattccaccgacacatttgaggtttagaacaagatcattcactttagc is a genomic window of Cryptomeria japonica chromosome 7, Sugi_1.0, whole genome shotgun sequence containing:
- the LOC131067573 gene encoding uncharacterized protein LOC131067573; translated protein: MEDCGIETYGQVEEDGIEACWYHSSYYIFLFNFVVIVSVRTGYTHFFHSIIVLITFFRSTLLLSSLLELARRNYNSITTLEEEENRRVVEQLYVALGSGDSETVGRILAADLEWWFHGPPSCDHMMRLLTGASGHKHFSFNPKSITAAGNKVFVEGHENESAYWVHVWTLKDNIVTQLREFFNTSLVAREFTPHSSSLPRREMVACNLLVWESEIPISQGNSMPGLVLAI